The Haloplanus sp. CK5-1 genome contains a region encoding:
- a CDS encoding ATP-dependent DNA helicase — protein sequence MADTAGHERFFPYDEPYPNQRGAMDRIANSLARGQDVLMEGAPGTGKTLSALVPALAHARDEDRTVVITTNVHQQMRQFVEDARAIAREEPIQAVVFKGKASMCHLDVGYEECRSLKETTRSLVEAERDRKELAERSDALLDDVRAGEEEAAEARTAVVDELEGLEEEIEELEAANVCEHYRANLTRNTDEFREWLFEDVRTPEEIYAYADERGLCGYELLKEGMEGIDLVVCNYHHLLDPSIREHFFRWLDRDPSEVITVFDEAHNIESAAREHATRTLSARTLEGALAELDDADDSRAESARNVIEAFLTGLERAVDDALGFGEREQVGEEWHDLDIANDDRRDDLTLGFLDAYEGDGIDAEIDLALQLGEAIDEAHEEAYRRGETTTRKESSTLQAAGFVADWMGKGTDSGRHPMAAVRRDRGTDEVYGRAELYTAIPREVTEGLFDEVAASVLMSATLRPFDVLSDVLGLESPATLAYGLEYPEERRRTYAVEGPALFASDRDDPKTQATVAETLAGVVGVTPGNTLVFFPSYAEAERYHDRLSLSDTYLDEAGTPTEALRQRFVDADGAALFTSLWGTLGEGVSFDGDDARTVVVVGVPYPNLSARLEAVQDAYDREYGDRTSDAGWRYAVEIPTIRKTRQALGRVIRSPEDFGVRVLLDKRYTRAARDMGKYGVRDSFPPEERDELIDVAPEKLQFAMLNFYADLDAYDGDPPTP from the coding sequence GTGGCAGACACGGCGGGACACGAGCGGTTCTTCCCCTACGACGAACCGTACCCGAACCAGCGGGGGGCGATGGATCGGATCGCCAACTCGCTGGCCCGCGGGCAGGACGTACTGATGGAGGGCGCACCGGGGACGGGCAAGACGCTGTCGGCGCTCGTACCCGCCCTCGCACACGCCCGCGACGAGGACCGGACGGTGGTCATCACGACGAACGTCCACCAGCAGATGCGCCAGTTCGTCGAGGACGCCCGCGCCATCGCACGCGAGGAACCCATCCAGGCGGTCGTGTTCAAGGGGAAGGCGTCGATGTGTCACCTCGACGTGGGGTACGAGGAGTGTCGGAGCCTCAAGGAGACCACCCGCTCGCTGGTCGAGGCCGAACGGGACCGCAAGGAACTCGCCGAGCGGAGCGACGCCCTCCTCGACGACGTACGGGCGGGCGAGGAGGAGGCCGCCGAGGCCCGGACGGCCGTCGTCGACGAACTCGAAGGGCTGGAGGAGGAGATCGAGGAGCTCGAGGCGGCGAACGTCTGCGAACACTACCGCGCGAACCTCACCCGGAACACCGACGAGTTTCGGGAGTGGCTGTTCGAGGACGTACGCACACCCGAAGAGATCTACGCCTACGCCGACGAACGGGGGCTCTGTGGCTACGAACTCCTGAAAGAGGGGATGGAGGGGATCGACCTCGTCGTGTGTAACTACCACCACCTCCTCGACCCGTCGATCCGCGAGCACTTCTTCCGGTGGCTGGACCGCGATCCCTCGGAGGTGATCACCGTCTTCGACGAGGCCCACAACATCGAGTCGGCGGCCCGCGAACACGCCACGCGGACGCTCTCGGCGCGGACGCTGGAGGGGGCACTCGCGGAACTCGACGACGCCGACGACTCGCGGGCCGAGAGTGCGCGGAACGTGATCGAAGCGTTCCTGACGGGACTGGAGAGAGCCGTCGACGACGCACTCGGCTTCGGGGAGCGCGAACAGGTCGGCGAGGAGTGGCACGACCTCGACATCGCCAACGACGACCGCCGGGACGACCTGACGCTCGGCTTCCTCGACGCCTACGAGGGCGACGGGATCGACGCCGAGATCGACCTCGCGCTCCAGTTGGGCGAGGCGATCGACGAGGCCCACGAGGAAGCGTACCGCCGCGGCGAGACGACGACACGAAAGGAGTCGTCGACGCTCCAGGCGGCGGGGTTCGTCGCCGACTGGATGGGAAAGGGGACGGACAGCGGCCGTCACCCGATGGCGGCGGTGCGGCGCGACCGTGGGACCGACGAGGTGTACGGCCGCGCGGAACTGTACACGGCGATCCCGCGGGAGGTGACCGAAGGGCTGTTCGACGAGGTGGCCGCGAGCGTGCTGATGAGCGCGACGCTTCGTCCGTTCGACGTGCTCTCGGACGTCCTCGGACTGGAGTCGCCGGCGACGCTCGCCTACGGGTTGGAGTACCCCGAGGAGCGCCGACGGACCTACGCCGTCGAGGGGCCGGCACTGTTCGCGAGCGACCGCGACGACCCCAAAACGCAGGCGACGGTCGCGGAGACGCTCGCCGGCGTCGTCGGCGTGACGCCGGGCAACACGCTCGTCTTCTTCCCCTCGTACGCGGAGGCCGAGCGATACCACGACCGCCTGAGCCTCTCGGACACCTACCTCGACGAGGCTGGGACGCCGACCGAGGCGCTCCGCCAGCGGTTCGTCGACGCCGACGGCGCCGCCCTGTTCACGTCGCTGTGGGGCACGCTCGGCGAGGGGGTGAGCTTCGACGGCGACGACGCCAGAACCGTCGTCGTCGTCGGCGTGCCCTACCCAAACCTCTCGGCGCGTCTCGAGGCGGTGCAGGACGCCTACGACCGGGAGTACGGCGACCGAACCTCGGACGCAGGCTGGCGGTACGCCGTCGAGATTCCGACGATCCGCAAGACACGACAGGCACTGGGACGGGTGATTCGCTCGCCCGAGGACTTCGGCGTGCGCGTCCTCCTCGACAAGCGTTACACGCGCGCCGCCCGCGACATGGGGAAGTACGGGGTCCGCGACTCGTTCCCGCCGGAGGAGCGCGACGAACTCATCGACGTCGCTCCGGAGAAACTACAGTTCGCGATGCTGAACTTCTACGCCGACCTCGACGCCTACGACGGCGACCCGCCGACGCCCTAG